The segment TATAGAGTACATCTATTTAACTcttgaaacaaaaaaaatacaacaatggAGTCATTCCAAATGGACAGAGAATTTTTACAGAATCTATTATTTGTTTTACACTATAAATTTCAGTAACTAAAGAAATGCAGCTCTTCTCTGCAGGACCTTTAGCCTTTAGGTGAATGTGGGATTTGTTCATAGTAATCAACAGATCTCCTCAACCCCAGAACACTTACATGGAGTCCCATCAAGAGGAGTTGATGAAGCCTGAGCAACACAGCTCCAAAAAATACTGCAGTCAGTATTTGTATGACAAGTCTTATATCTATCAACTTTCACAAAAaaagtgattatttttttaactgaCTGAAGATCAGGTAACAAGCTGAATAAAATTGTGAAAATGGCtcacagagaaaaacatttttctcTAAAACTCCGTTTCTGTCTGATCAAAGCAGCTCGCAGATGCCATGCTAGGCTGTTCCCAGTTCTTCTGGATTTCAGGAAGGACCCCTGTCTTCACACTCTTCTTCCATTGCTCTCTGAAGAAGCAGCTTCAGAGTCTTCTGTTGGAACTTGCGCTGACGAATAAAGCCAACCAGGAAGTAAACGATAGGGTTGGCGCAGCTGTTAATCGAGGATAAAAATAGTCCCTCGTGAAAATAATCACAAACCCCAACATATTCCAAAGTTCTACTCCATTGGATGAGCCAGGAGATTCCAAAGGGAAGACAGCAGATCAGGAAGAATAGCACTGTGAGTACAATGGTCACATACAGTCTGGTCACAGGTATCCGCTGGGAGCCACAGAAGATCCTGATAAGTAGGATGAGGCTGGACCCACAGAGAACCACAAATAAAACAATTGACCATGCGCAAAAGATTAAATCAAATCTCAAACACCGAGACTGGTCAAAACTGTTAAACAGCAAGCCACATTCTGCCCCCTCCAGAAGAGCAAACAACAAGGACAAAGTCCAAAGCAAGAAACAGGTGACCGATGATGTGTGTCTTGGTCGTTGGCAGCGATACCAGATGGGCCACATGATACACAGGCAGCGTTCAATGCTGATGGTGCTAAGAATGCTCAGGCCAGAAAGATAAGCAACTTTTGCCAACACTTCAAAAAGGAAAGGGATCCGGAAAGAAATGGAGTACTTGTAGGAAATGATAGcaagaatgtaaaataaaaactgagaGTACAGGAAGAAAAAGTCAGCCCCAGCCAGGTTGAGGATATAGACAGAGAAGGCATTCCTGGTCATCTGGAAGCCCAGGAACCACAGCACTATGGCATTTAGCACCATCCCAACAGGGCAAATGATGAGGGAAAGTAAACTCATGACTTGGATCTTGACAAAACATATCTCAGTATTAGTGTAGTTGCTTCCGTTCAGTTCTATGATGTCAATATCCAGAGTTGAGATGTTTATATCCATGCTTAGGAGAGACAAGCTCctgaaacaacaaaataaacaaatgaatgaacaaatgaatgaacaaatgaatgaatgaatggcatGAGCACATGCTGTTTGTTTACTCTCTGATTCTCAGAACTGCACTGCTATGTGGCAATGACTGACTTGGTAcataagggagagaaacaggatCATAGAGATTAAATACTGATCAAAACCAGTATTTCTGGAGCCTTAATTTAATTTACACCCACGGGCTATATACAATCAATGTCCTGTGCTGATATGAGAGTAGTTGGTGGCCTCAGTATGAACATTCAGTGTCTAGATTGTGTCAGAAAGAACTCTGAACTCAACTTTCTTTCTGCCCTAAGGTTCTGCAGAAACTCAGAAGCCAGAAGCATGATCAACAGCTGCTGTCTGCCAACAGTCTTGGCAGAGGAGAAGCTCTCAAATTGGGAATTATAGAAATCATGAATGACAGTCATGAATGGAATCCCAAGTCATACTAAGACCAGTATGAAAAGAACCATACCTATAGACTAGAAAGAAGGGAAGCCTTTGAGGGCATTAagcacttttctgttgctgtaccACTAGTGTTCATCTCTCTACCAAGACACAGTGAGTAACTGAGAATTTTCActcatttattattattcataaatttttatatatgcatataaattacatatatgtgtatcatatatcacatataaattatatagtgATAATTATTCACAAATGATTAATGATAAGCCCAGCAGCCACTACAAAATCAGATTaaatttcttcaaaaatattttaaagctagTTTAGTACCACGGAACACACAGAAAAATGAAGATACTATCAATGTTGATGGCTCTGACAGAGGAAGTTCCAGTGTGTTCGGAAGAATGGCTTATGTTGCAAGATGGCTAACCATCGTTATGACTTTATCATTCCCTAGCCCAGAAATGTCTATTAAATGTCTACATTGATGACCTGAAAGAGTTTCAGTCCAGAATTTAGGCATTGGTTTTGAGATTAACTGAATTTCTAACTCTTGGGGAATGAAAAAGCAAATTTGGAGGAACATAATAAAAGAAGGAATAGGGCAACAACTGTGCTAAATAGAAAGCATTGTGACACAGAACCATCTGGAGGGGAAAGCAGCTCTAAAGACCCATCTACCAGACGTGGTAGCTTAATTGTGGAATACCGGACTCTAAAGGGTGGGCCAAGAAGGTTTTGATGAGTTCAAACTCAGTCTAAGCTGCATAGTTCCAGAAAATCCTTGGCTGAAAGAATAAAAGGGGTAAAGGTAataagagagggaaggagggaaggggagaggaaggaagggagggaggcttaaagaaagaaaagtttttaaaaagcctCAATTTTGGTAGCCTTTTTACAAAGGATGGGTCTGAGATGCATACTAAAGCACAGAAAACTAATTCCATGATGTCATACCACTAAGAATTTTCCTtggagagacctcaccacctggtcaggtgggcactcctgaggctgcagagcggaagagaccaccaacactgctcacccctgcccacatccctggcccaagaggaaactgtataaggcctctgggttcccgtgggggagggcccaggagcggcaggacccctgcctgagacaccgccggaaactgaaggaaacagaccggataaacagttctctgcacccaaatcccgtgggagggagagctaaaccttcagagaggcagacaagcctgggaaaccagaagagactgctctctgcacacacatctcggatgccagaggaaaaagccaaagaccatctggaaccctggtgcactgaagctcccggaaacggcggcacaggtcttcctggttgctgccactgcagagagcccgtgggcagcaccccactagggaacttgagactcgggaccacaggtaagaccaacttttctgctgcaagaaagctgcctggtgaactcaagacacaggcccacaggaacagctgaagacctgtagaaaggaaaaactacacgcccgaaagcagaacactctgtccccataactgactgaaagagaggaaaacaggtctacagcactcctgacacacaggcttataggacagtctagccactgtcagaaatagcagaacaaagtaatactagagataatctgttggcaagaggcaagcgcaggaatccaagcaacagaaaccaagactacatggcatcatcagagcccaattctcccatcaaaacaaacatggaatatccaaacacaccagaaaagcaatctctagtttcaaaatcatttttgatcatgatgctggaggacttcaagaaagacgtgaagaactcccttagagaacaagtagaagcctacagagaggaatcgcaaaaatgcctgaaagaattccaggaaaacataaataaacaagtagaagcccatagagaggagacacaaaaatccctgaaagaattccaggaaagcataaataaacaagtagaagcccatagagaggagacacaaaaatccctgaaagaattccaggaaaacacaatcaaacagttgaaggaattaaaaatggaaatagaagcaatcaagaaagaacacatggaaacaaccctggatatagaaaaccaaaagaagagacaaggagctgtagatacaagcttcaccaacagaatacaagagatggaagagagaatctcaggagcagaagattccatagaaatcattgactcaactgtcaaagacaatgtaaagcggaaaaagctactggtccaaaacatacaggaaatcaaggactcaatgagaagatcaaacctaaggataataggtatagaagagagtgaagactcccagctcaaaggacgagtaaatatcttcaacaaaatcatagaagaaaacttccctaacctaaaaaaagagatacccataggcataaaagaagcctacagaactccaaatagattggaccagaaaagaaacacctcccgtcacataattgtcaaaacaccacacgcacaaaataaagaaagaatattaaaagcagtaagggaaaaaggtcaagtaacatataaaggcagacctatcagaatcacaccagacttctcgctagaaactatgaaggccagaatatcctggactgatgtcatacagaccctaagagaacacaaatgccagcccaggttactgtatccagcaaaactctcaattaacattgatggagaaaccaagatattccatgacaaaaccaaatttacacaatatctttctacaaatccagcactacaaaggataataaatggtaaagcccaacataaggaggcaagctataccctagaagaagcaagaaacaatcgtcttggcaacaaaacaaagagaatgaaagcacacaaacataacctcatatccaaatatgaatataacgggaagcaataatcactattccttaatatctctcaacatcaatggcctcaactccccaataaaaagacatagattaacaaactggatacgcaacgaggaccctgcattctgctgcctacaggaaacacacctcagagacaaagacagacactacctcagagtgaaaggctggaaaacaactttgaagcaaatggtcagaagaagcaagctggagtagccattctaatatcaaataaaatcaatttccaactaaaagtcatcaaaaaagataaggaaggacacttcatattcatcaaaggaaaaatccaccaagatgaactctcaatcctaaatatctatgacccaaatacaagggcacctacatacgtaaaagaaaccttactaaagctcaaaacacacattgcacctcacacaataatagtgggagatttcaacaccccactctcatcaatggacagatcatggaaacagaaattaaacagtgatgtcgacagactaagagaagtcatgagccaaatggacttaacggatatttatagaacattctatcctaaagcaaaaggatataccttcttctcagctcctcatggtactttctccaaaattgaccatataattggtcaaaaaacgggcctcaacaggtacagaaagatagaaataatcccatgcgtgctatcggaccaccacggcctaaaactggtcttcaataacaataagggaagaatggccacatatacgtggaaattgaacaatgctctcctcaatgataacctggtcaaggaagaaataaagaaagaaattaaagacttcttagaatttaatgaaaatgaaggtacaacatacccaaacttatgggacacaatgaaagctgtgctaagaggaaaactcatagcgctgagtgcctgcagaaagaaacaggaaagagcatatgtcagcagcttgacagcacacctaaaagctctagaacaaaaagaagcaaatacacccaggaggagtagaaggcaggaaataatcaaactcagagctgaaatcaaccaagtagaaacaaaaaggaccatagaaagaatcaacagaaccaaaagttggttctttgagaaaatcaacaagatagataaacccttagccagactaacgagaggacacagagagtgcgtccaaattaataaaatcagaaatgaaaagggagacataactacagattcagaggaaattcaaaaaatcatcagatcttactataaaaacctatattcaacaaaacttgaaaatcttcaggaaatggacaatttcctagacagacaccaggtatcgaagttaaatcaggaacagataaaccagttaaacaaccccataactcctaaggaaatagaagcagtcattaaaggtctcccaaacaaaaagagcccaggtccagatgggtttagtgcagaattctatcaaaccttcatagaagacctcataccaatattatccaaactattccacaaaattgaaacagatggagcactaccgaatttcttctacgaagccacaattactcttatacctaaaccacacaaagacccaacaaagaaagagaacttcagaccaatttcccttatgaatatcgatgcaaaaatactcaataaaattctggcaaaccgaattcaagagcacatcaaaacaatcatccaccatgatcaagtaggcttcatcccaggcatgcagggatggtttaatatacggaaaaccatcaacgtgatccattatataaacaaactgaaagaacagaaccccatgatcatttcattagatgctgacaaagcatttgacaaaaattcaacaccccttcatgataaaagtcctggaaagaataggaattcaaggcccatacataaacatagtaaaagccatatacagcaaaccagttgctaacattaaactaaatggagagaaacttgaggcaatcccactaaaatcagggactagacaaggctgcccactctctccctacttattcaatatagttcttgaagttctagccagagcaatcagacaacaaaaggagatcaaggggatacagatcagaaaagaagaggtcaaaatatcactatttgcagatgacatgatagtatatttaagtgatcccaaaagttccaccagagaactactaaagctgataaacaacttcagcaaagtggctgggtataaaattaactcaaataaatcagttgccttcctctatacaaaagagaaacaagccgagaaagaaattagggaagcgacacccttcataatagacccaaataatataaagtacctcggtgtgactttaaccaagcaagtaaaagatctgtataataagaacttcaagacactgaggaaagaaattgaagaagacctcagaagatggaaagatctcccatgctcatggattggcaggattaatatagtaaaaatggccattttaccaaaagcaatctacagattcaatgcaatccccatcaaaataccaatccaattcttcaaagagttagacagaacaatttgcaaattcatctggaataacaaaaaacccaggatagctaaaactatcctcaacaataaaaggacttcagggggaatcactatccctgaactcaagcagtattacagagcaatagtgataaaaactgcatggtattggtacagagacagacagatagaccaatggaatagaattgaagacccagaaatgaacccacacacctatggtcacttgatttttgacaaaggagccaaaaccatccaatggaaaaaagatagcattttcagcaaatggtgctggttcagctggagggcaacatgtagaagaatgcagatcgatccatgcttatcaccctgtacaaagcttaagtccaagtggatcaaggacctccacatcaaaccagacacactcaaactaatagaagaaaaagtggggaaacatcttgaacacataggcactgaaaaaaatttcctgaacaaaacaccaatggcttatgctctaagatcaagaatcgacaaatgggatctcataaaactgcaaagcttctgtaaggcaaaggacactgtggttaggacaaaacggcaaccaacagattgggaaaagatctttaccaatcctacaacagatagaggccttatatccaaaatatacaaagaactcaagaagttagaccgcagggaaacaaataaccctattaaaaaatggggttcagagctaaacaaagaattcacagctgaggaatgccgaatggctgagaaacacctaaagaaatgttcaacatctttagtcataagggaaatgcaaatcaaaacaaccctgagatttcacctcacaccagtgcgattggctaagatcaaaaactcaggtgacagcagatgctggcgaggatgtggagaaagaggaacactcctccattgttggtgggattgcagactggtaaaaccattctggaaatcagtgtggaggttcctcagaaaattggacattgaactgcctgaggatccagctatacctctcttgggcatatacccaaaagatgcctcaacatataaaagagacacgtgctccactatgttcatcgcagccttatttataatagccagaaaatggaaagaacccagatgccctccaacagaggaatggatacagaaaatgtggtacatctacacaatggaatattactcagctatcaaaaacaacgagtttatgaaattcgtaggcaaatggttggaactggaaaatatcatcctgagtgagctaacccaatcacagaaagacatacatggtatgcactcattgataagtggctattagcccaaatgcttgaattaccctagatccctagaacaaacgaaactcaagacggatgatcaaaatgtgaatgcttcactccttctttaaatgaggaaaaggaatacccttggcagggaagggagaggcaaagattaaaacagagactgaaggaacacccattcagagcctgccccacatgtggcccatacatatacagccacccaattagacaagatggatgaagcaaagaagtgcagaccgacaggagccggatgtagatcgctcctgagagacacagccagaatacagcaaatacagaggcgaatgccagcagcaaaccactgaactgagaacaggtcccctattgaaagaatcagagaaagaactggaagagcttgaaggggctcgagaccccaaaagtacaacaatgccaagcaaccagagcttccagggactaagccactacctaaagactatacatggactgaccctggactctgaccccataggtagcaatgaatatcctagtaagagcaccagtggaaggggaagccctgggtcctgctaagactgaacccccagtgaactagtctatggggggagggcggcaatggggggagggttgggaggggaacacccataaggaaggggaggggggagggggatgtttgcccggaaaccgggaaagggaataacactcgaaatgtatataagaaatactcaagttaatttaaaaaaaa is part of the Rattus norvegicus strain BN/NHsdMcwi chromosome 1, GRCr8, whole genome shotgun sequence genome and harbors:
- the Mrgprb2 gene encoding MAS-related GPR, member B2, with translation MDINISTLDIDIIELNGSNYTNTEICFVKIQVMSLLSLIICPVGMVLNAIVLWFLGFQMTRNAFSVYILNLAGADFFFLYSQFLFYILAIISYKYSISFRIPFLFEVLAKVAYLSGLSILSTISIERCLCIMWPIWYRCQRPRHTSSVTCFLLWTLSLLFALLEGAECGLLFNSFDQSRCLRFDLIFCAWSIVLFVVLCGSSLILLIRIFCGSQRIPVTRLYVTIVLTVLFFLICCLPFGISWLIQWSRTLEYVGVCDYFHEGLFLSSINSCANPIVYFLVGFIRQRKFQQKTLKLLLQRAMEEECEDRGPS